aggcttgtttgagAAGAAAAGCCGTGATTGAGCTTTAAGTTTGGtcgttggagcgaggtaagtgtcgtggttaaccttggcttgagggattaggacttaaTTGTCTATTTGTTATGTATTTGAATGTTgggtacgacgtataggtgaggtgacaagtacctaTGTGTTGTTGTCGGGTTATAGCATGCAGGTGGGTCTTATTCTTGTAATTATTGCTTTCCTTGATCATATTATCCATTCTTAGACTAGTTAATCATTatgttgatcgttcttatcatgtttacggattttggTAATAATTGTTTTTGAAGAAATAAAGCTTTTGAAGAAACTCTTACatgatagtttcaaaattaaaGTTCTGGGAAGACTACACTATTTTCTTGGACTAGAAACTCTTTATAAGGATGATGGAGTCATTATATCCCAAAGGAAGTTTGTCATTGATCTTCTAAAAGAATACAATTGCTTAGTTGTAGCTCCTTATCATCACCTCTCGATCCAAATATGAAACTAAAGGCAAGGGAAGGAGATCCTTTGTCAGATCCTAGCCATTATAGAAAGTTGATTgagaaatttaattttttaactAACACTAGATTGGATATAGCTTTTAGTGTTCAGCACCTGAGCCAGTTTATGCAGGATCCAACAAAATCATATTTAAAGGCAACCTATCACCTGTTGAGATACTTGAAGGCTGATCCTAGCCTAGGAATTTTCTTTTCCAAAGATGTTGACTACATGGTAAAAGCATACTGTGACTCTGATTGGGCATCCTGCCCAGACTTCAGGAAATTAGTCACTAGGTGCATTGTCCTGCTGGGAAATAACCCTATCAGCTGGAAATCAAAAAAGCAGGAAATCATTTCTTCGTCATCAACAGAAGCAGAATACAGGTCCATCAGGAAAGTAGTTGGGGATCTGGTGTGGTTACAAAGGTTACTTGAGGAACTCACAATCCCATTCTTCAGCCCTATTACAGTATTTTGCAATAGTCAATCATCACTTCACATAGCAAGGAACCCAGTATTCCAAGAACGAACAAAGCACATTGAGGTCGACTGCTATTTTATTTGAAACAAACTATAGGAGAGCCTCATTTTTCTACATCACATTGGGATTAATCATCAGCTTGCAGACATTCTCACTAAAGCACTAACAGGGATTAAACACTCCAGCATTCTTAGCAAGTTGGCAGTGATACCCTCACTTCCAACTTGAGGGGGGTATTGAGATTATTGAGATGTCTCACATTATTTGTAGCTTTAGTCTTTACAGCTTTAGAGTAGTTGTACTTAGTGGTAGCAAAATGGTTCAAAGAAAATAGTTAATCACCCATACTATCCACtgaaaaatgggttggataatgaactttttaaaaatgggtcaaatatggataagaaccatattatccatttagaaaatggataaccaatgggtctaaattttatatttgtaaagtCTCAAATTGAGAGTTCCTCAAGTtggggagactaagaattcttcCAAAAGTGATCATGTgagcaagaagtcatggataatatggttacccatattgtcccccggttaacccattttttatccgtattaaatatgggtcgggtcggataatttatccgtctTTTCATTACCCGTTTTTGACCCGAACCATATCCAACCCGACCtgcccgtttgccactcctagtTGTACTTACAGCTTTAGCAGTTGTACCAATAAGTTAGTTTTGTTAGTTAAGTTGGTTACATTTCCGATAGTTAGTTAGTCTGTTAGTTTTAGCTCTTTTCGTTTTGATCGAGTACTGTATATATATGACTTTGCTGAGGTAATTACACTTGAGATTtcattttccaaatttatttcttttccttctcaAACATGCTCCCAATTTTAGACCTCCTCTCCCATTCTCCGGTTTCACCAGTAGAGCTCACCTCGAGCTCAATTGATCCATTACGCTGCTGATCTTGATCTGGCAGAGGCGAAGCTATGCGTTTTGGATTTTAGAATGACGATTTTAAGAATTACTATAAATTCTAaatttaatatatgtatatacttgATGAATTTTTTAACATAAATACATTATTTGAACAAAAGTTAATGGGTTTAGTTGAACTCGCACTTAGGCTTTTCCCACGCCTTCAGGTACGAGGGTAAAAGAGAAAGATTGATAAgcttctaaattttcaaaaaattatgcatATGACACCTTAGACAATTTCCTCATctgaaaagagaggaaaaagtaAAGTATTGTATAAAATAGAGTAGAAGTTGCTATGGTATACACACTTTTAGGCTTGATAAAGGCTTAATGCAATGGACAGCGAGACCTAATAGATAAAGCGAATAATATGTGTCATGGCTTGGGTTGTGACATTTTCTccaactttgttttcttcttcatcGCTCTTTCTGGTATGAGTTCTCTAAGATTTTAATTTTTCTATGAAATTTATTATTAACTTGAAAATGTTATTTCATTGTAATATTGCAtatatataattacaatattaccTTCAAATATTAAGTCAACCTCTGGAATCAACTTAAAAATTGTATATAGTTTATCTTGTGATCAGATCCACGCTGCATAAAAGCAACGAGGGGAGTACTTCCTTTACATAGGAATATTAATTTGTATGGCCCCTCAAGATTTTAAAAATTATCTGTAACTTGACACCATTGAATTTCGGTTTTGTAGTTTATTTTTATGGTAATACCTTATTGAATTATCAAATAATGTTTAATTAATTTCTTTCTTGTCTTGAGGCGATATTAATCTAGAAGCTAAGACATAATGAGAAAATATCAAGACGACGAGGTAAGAACTCGCAACAACTTCCATATACATAGGTGAATGGAGCTAAAATTGGACAACCCGTCCAATTTCAGATTTTCTTTCGATAATTACAATTAAGGGTGTTTAACGGGTGGGCCGGGCCGGGCTTAGTTGGGATTTTTTGGACCAGTACGGGTTATGATCCGGGCTGGTTACGGGTTGGGGCTTACCGGGTTTCacgggttcgggttcatccgggtaaaaattGAACCGTAAGGGTTACGGGTTGAGGGGGCCGACCGGACCGGGTTTAgtgtattgtttttttttttgtattttgtataactattgtaagttatacTAATACTTTGTattaatataaagaatacaaggaAGATGGAAAAAAATTACACTTATAAATTgtaagtgctacatttatttcaaaattcaaacttacaaattgaaaggtttacatttaacaacaagtaaattaaccaaaaaagagtaaattcaaaggttttgcattgccttagtaagttcttcataatcaatatgaactgagtgaccttcttctggagtgttaaattcggatgggttaccatgtgttaatatatctccaagttcctcgtcttctgggctatcaacatcttcacgtccttgatttcttcgttccgatctaatccaatctctgaaacatactaaaacttccaaagcattgcttcccaatgagtgacgggtgtctccaagttgttgtcttgcttggctaaatgcactctctgatgcaacagttaaaattggcacattcagcacgtcccgagccatagcgaaaagaacaggaaattgctttccattctcatgccaccatcccaacggtgaaaattcctttgtgcgaggctctttttgcttctgcaagtagaattgaagttcatcaatgttcctgctactggtttgagtgttagaaaatgtagaaaaatattaaaactatcaaggccttcttcatcatccacagtagcagaagtggtacagtgcatagtgggattaacattgcctacattaagagcagcatcatcaattacatttgcataataattatataattgttgtaaatattcatttagcttgttcatacaagtat
Above is a window of Nicotiana tabacum cultivar K326 chromosome 8, ASM71507v2, whole genome shotgun sequence DNA encoding:
- the LOC107800509 gene encoding secreted RxLR effector protein 161-like, translating into MKLKAREGDPLSDPSHYRKLIEKFNFLTNTRLDIAFSVQHLSQFMQDPTKSYLKATYHLLRYLKADPSLGIFFSKDVDYMVKAYCDSDWASCPDFRKLVTRCIVLLGNNPISWKSKKQEIISSSSTEAEYRSIRKVVGDLVWLQRLLEELTIPFFSPITESLIFLHHIGINHQLADILTKALTGIKHSSILSKLAVIPSLPT